The Lactococcus allomyrinae genomic interval TTTCCCCTTCGCCTTTATTGATTTGTTTCTTATAGGCTTTAATCGGGTGGGGACGAATATCTCGTCCCTCTAAGTCCTTACGTTTTTTGGTTCGGTCAAGAATGATTTCACTCTCTAACAACTTCCTTAACTCATACGTATTAATAAGTTCTCGTCCGTCTTCAAGTTCTGTGAAACTCTTATTCAAGTCCATGGGCGAGCCTGAACGTTGTTCTACAATCACTGTTGTATCGCCTAAGTTCTCCGCAAAGTCTTTGGCGTCTTCTTTATCATCTGATTGGATAAAAATACTATTACCTGCCGCTTGCAAGATGACTTTTCCGAGAGTGTCCCCATAATTCTCATAGACCTGCTGGTAGGATTGTGAATAGAGTCGGAAGATACCCCCTGCCTCTAGTCCCACGTTTAAGTGTTTATTGAGATTCATGATTGGCGGGATATTAGGGAACTCTTCAAAGATAGACTGGAGTCTAAAGTCGTATTTTTTTCCTTTTTCCGTAGAGCTTCTAGCAATCGTTTGATACAACTGATTGTAAAAGAGACTGAGCATAATGGCATTGGCTTCATCCGCATAAGGGAAAACGACAAATAAAAGGGTGGGTTTTCCATTCGTTGGATAAACCAACTCATTAAAATCAATATCATTGCCACTGGTTAAGTGAATCATTGAGGACGTGGTTAAGAAAGAGAGTTTCCCATCAAAAATCATCATGAATGATTTTCTTTGTTGCTCTGTTCCTCGTTTGGCTTGACGATAGAATTTTCGAGCCACGTGTGTTCTTGGAAGTTGCTCCACATAACGGTCTAATAGATATTGACCTTGTTTGTTTAAGTCTTTGGTTTGAGTGGTTAAATCAATGAAATCAGAAACCGAGGAGATATTGACCCATTCCAGTCGCTTTTCTTTGACGGCAATCTCACAAACCAGCACCACCGCTGTTTCAAACACAGATTTTGCCCCCATATTCCAAATGGGGTCTTTCGCCTCAGGCTCATCAAAAAGGACGGCACTAATGGTCTTAATGGCTTCTTGTGCTCGGTCATTGTCCGTTTCCCAATATTTAGCGACTTCATGCAGTGGATTATAGCGTAAGGAGTTTTTAGGGTTAACCAAGTTAAAAACCAAGCGATTGAATTTCTTACGTGCGAGGGGATGTTCCCATGTCCGCCTTGTCATGTCTCCTTTAATGTCATTAATGACCATTGAATCAGGCTGTTTTGAGCGGAGATTTAAGTCAATGGTTGGATAAGTAATGTATTGTGTTTTCCCTGTTTGTGTTCCACCCATCACTTTAGAATTGGTCGGGGCAGGGTCAAAATAAATTTCTTGACGGTTCGGGTCAACCGAAATAGGAAGACCTGGAGGGGAATCAAATTCAACGTTCTTATCAATGGAAACTTTTGGATACTGACGTCTTATTTCTTCGAGCGTTGTCCATTTAGAGGTTCCTTTTGTGCCTTTATTTAAGTCCCTGTAGGAGCGACGAGCTTTATAACTTAGGATGGCTAGAAGAATTCCGACCACGATCAAAAGGAGCAGGTACAATAACCAGTAAGAGCGTTTCGTCCAGTAAGGAAAAAAAAGAGAAACAAGATGATGTTTCACTTGATAGCCAAAATAACTCCAACTCTGCCCATAGCTTAGTGCCGTTACCCCTTTCATGGAATCAATGAAAAAGAAGAGGAGATGATAGATGACATTAAAGGCGACCGAAGTCATAATAAAAACAAAAGTGGCTAAGCCAACCAATAGTTTTGGTTCAGCTAACCACTTTTTCCATTGTTTATAGCGTTGATTCATCTTGAACGACCGCCATTTCTTCTAGCAACCGCTCGGCAGAATGCACACCATCCGCAGTTGCCAACCGTTTCAGGTTTGAGTTTCCAAAGAGGTCATCATACACTTGAAGTTGTTTTGCCACCTTTTCACGTTGTTTGAGCTGTTCTTGCCCCACATAAATAAATACTTCTTTGGTAATCGTCTGTTCTAACACTTTTCGTTGAGAAGCCTTAATCACTTTTGCCAGGTACCAAACCAAAATAAAGCCTGAAACAATCACAGTTAAGCCAATGACCCAAGCGTTTTGGTAGTGAAGGCTAACAAATAAAGTGAGCAAGGCTGACAGATAAATCAAAGGCAATAGCATCACAATGAGCACCACTTGCCAACTTGCAATGACACGAATTGTTTTTTGACCTGCTTGCGCCGTGACTTGATGAATTTCTGGTTTGATTTTTTCTGCTTGTACGGTTTCTTGTGTTGGCTCTGATGCTCCTTTTTTCTGCGCTTGTTGGGTTTGAGCTTCAAAAAGCTCGGACAAAAACGCTTCAGTGTCCTCTCGTTTGACCCCATTTCTTTCCAAAGAAGCTGAAATATACGTTTTCAAA includes:
- a CDS encoding type IV secretory system conjugative DNA transfer family protein, giving the protein MNQRYKQWKKWLAEPKLLVGLATFVFIMTSVAFNVIYHLLFFFIDSMKGVTALSYGQSWSYFGYQVKHHLVSLFFPYWTKRSYWLLYLLLLIVVGILLAILSYKARRSYRDLNKGTKGTSKWTTLEEIRRQYPKVSIDKNVEFDSPPGLPISVDPNRQEIYFDPAPTNSKVMGGTQTGKTQYITYPTIDLNLRSKQPDSMVINDIKGDMTRRTWEHPLARKKFNRLVFNLVNPKNSLRYNPLHEVAKYWETDNDRAQEAIKTISAVLFDEPEAKDPIWNMGAKSVFETAVVLVCEIAVKEKRLEWVNISSVSDFIDLTTQTKDLNKQGQYLLDRYVEQLPRTHVARKFYRQAKRGTEQQRKSFMMIFDGKLSFLTTSSMIHLTSGNDIDFNELVYPTNGKPTLLFVVFPYADEANAIMLSLFYNQLYQTIARSSTEKGKKYDFRLQSIFEEFPNIPPIMNLNKHLNVGLEAGGIFRLYSQSYQQVYENYGDTLGKVILQAAGNSIFIQSDDKEDAKDFAENLGDTTVIVEQRSGSPMDLNKSFTELEDGRELINTYELRKLLESEIILDRTKKRKDLEGRDIRPHPIKAYKKQINKGEGEKEFEEFEDYTNMLGAWEYLFGEAGEILMTMARA